A section of the Chromatiaceae bacterium genome encodes:
- a CDS encoding YihY/virulence factor BrkB family protein gives MPSSSPARFVLRHPLVFAGRMLRRFQANQGFLLAGAIAYYALLALVPLVILLLVALSQVVNEAQLLALLHHYLEQLVPGESELILNQVAQFLGQRRVLSWTMAGTLLFFSATAFGVLENAMTVIFSHRHAAYRRNWLMSLLLPYLAVLLLGSGLLAMTVAIGVLQTLMSGNIQVFGWQWSLSDLQAWMLYALGLLGPIGALTLIYQLLPAGRLPWRHADGRRDCGLLWEGVRAGMVWYLANLSAVNVVYGSLAGVVITLMALDAIGIIILLGAQVIAEYERLLPEFSEVAATE, from the coding sequence ATGCCTTCTTCGTCTCCGGCCCGCTTCGTACTGCGTCACCCGCTGGTTTTCGCCGGGCGGATGCTGCGCCGATTTCAAGCCAACCAGGGCTTTCTGCTGGCCGGCGCCATCGCTTACTACGCGCTGCTGGCTCTGGTTCCGCTGGTTATCCTCCTGCTGGTCGCGCTGTCGCAGGTGGTCAACGAAGCGCAACTGCTCGCCCTGCTGCATCACTATCTGGAACAACTGGTTCCCGGCGAGTCGGAGCTGATTCTGAATCAGGTCGCCCAATTTCTCGGGCAACGACGAGTGCTGAGTTGGACGATGGCCGGGACGTTGCTGTTTTTCAGCGCAACCGCTTTTGGGGTGCTGGAAAACGCCATGACCGTCATTTTTTCCCACCGCCATGCAGCCTATCGTCGAAACTGGTTGATGTCGCTGCTATTGCCCTATCTGGCAGTGCTACTGCTCGGATCTGGCTTACTGGCGATGACAGTAGCGATTGGCGTACTGCAAACCCTGATGTCCGGCAATATCCAGGTATTTGGCTGGCAATGGTCATTAAGTGATTTGCAGGCGTGGATGCTGTATGCGCTTGGCTTGCTGGGTCCGATCGGGGCGTTGACCCTGATTTACCAGTTGCTGCCCGCAGGTCGGCTGCCGTGGCGGCACGCTGATGGGCGGCGTGATTGCGGGTTGCTTTGGGAAGGCGTCCGCGCCGGGATGGTGTGGTATCTCGCCAACCTGTCGGCGGTCAACGTGGTATACGGGTCGCTGGCGGGGGTAGTCATTACGCTGATGGCCTTGGACGCCATTGGCATCATTATTCTACTGGGGGCGCAAGTGATCGCTGAATACGAACGACTGCTACCGGAATTCAGCGAAGTTGCTGCTACCGAATGA
- a CDS encoding DUF3336 domain-containing protein encodes MNANKKALRRCEDALAQALDYAAWSEAAQDHDRLTGAANWKEQAESPDYDYRLIQERLAELRELRRHGEVARLVFCLHEGLHGNLGNIANPALYTGCRFGTKRLLTDYLDEIASALDYLCEYETPVFPLADKLRFFERTAQSFGRSALMLSGGATLGLFHLGVIKALWSEGLLPRVVSGSSSGSIVAATLGTHTDAELARVFDPALFTVEAWRSLGLKSLLKGSTLMDSRQLERCIEHNVHALTFEEAFDRTGRIVSIPVSPARAHQHSRLLNYLSAPNVLIRRATLASCAIPGVFPAVMLEARDFNGVTVPYMPGDKWVDGTLNSDLPMLRVARMHNVNHYIVSQTNPHIVPFLGDAKPREKGLLSFTRDIVSSTFQLYLKHLLDLARQNVDSHTLGLLLDKAYSVADQSYSGDITIVPPTWLNNLLDIFSNPRPERIAEFILTGERATWPKLERIRNATRISRAFEHGLERLRTRLAFPVAADEPAGRTAI; translated from the coding sequence ATGAACGCCAATAAAAAAGCTCTGAGACGTTGCGAAGATGCGCTGGCCCAGGCGCTTGATTACGCCGCTTGGAGCGAGGCGGCGCAGGACCATGACCGGTTGACTGGCGCGGCCAACTGGAAAGAACAGGCTGAATCACCGGATTATGATTACCGGCTGATTCAGGAACGATTGGCGGAATTACGCGAACTACGCCGCCATGGCGAGGTGGCCCGGCTGGTGTTTTGTCTGCACGAAGGCTTGCATGGCAATCTTGGCAACATCGCTAATCCGGCGCTGTACACGGGATGCCGATTTGGAACCAAGCGGTTGTTGACGGATTATCTCGATGAGATCGCGTCCGCGCTGGATTATCTCTGTGAATACGAAACGCCGGTTTTCCCTTTGGCCGACAAGTTGCGGTTCTTTGAACGCACCGCGCAGAGTTTTGGCCGGTCGGCGCTGATGTTAAGCGGCGGCGCCACTTTGGGCCTGTTTCATTTGGGCGTGATCAAGGCGCTGTGGTCGGAAGGCTTGTTGCCGCGCGTCGTCTCCGGCTCCAGTTCCGGCTCCATCGTAGCGGCGACCCTGGGCACTCATACCGATGCCGAACTGGCGCGGGTGTTCGACCCGGCCCTGTTTACCGTAGAGGCTTGGCGCAGTCTGGGCTTAAAGAGCCTGCTCAAGGGCAGCACCTTGATGGACAGTCGGCAGCTGGAGCGCTGCATTGAGCATAACGTCCATGCGCTGACTTTCGAGGAAGCCTTTGATCGCACCGGACGGATCGTCAGCATTCCGGTCTCGCCGGCCCGGGCGCACCAGCATTCGCGGTTGCTGAATTATCTGAGCGCTCCGAATGTGCTGATTCGCCGGGCGACGCTGGCGTCTTGCGCCATTCCAGGCGTGTTTCCAGCGGTGATGCTGGAGGCGCGGGACTTCAACGGCGTCACCGTTCCCTATATGCCCGGCGATAAGTGGGTGGATGGCACTTTGAACAGCGATTTGCCGATGCTGCGGGTAGCGCGGATGCACAACGTCAATCATTACATCGTCAGTCAGACCAATCCACACATCGTTCCCTTCCTTGGTGACGCAAAGCCCCGCGAGAAAGGGCTACTGTCGTTCACCCGCGATATCGTCAGTTCCACTTTTCAGCTTTATCTCAAGCATCTGCTCGACCTGGCCCGGCAGAATGTGGACTCCCATACGCTGGGACTGCTGCTGGACAAGGCTTATTCGGTGGCTGATCAGAGCTACAGCGGCGACATCACGATCGTGCCGCCGACCTGGCTGAACAACCTGCTGGATATTTTTTCCAATCCACGCCCGGAACGGATCGCTGAGTTCATCCTGACCGGCGAGCGGGCAACCTGGCCCAAACTGGAGCGGATCCGCAACGCGACCCGAATCAGTCGCGCCTTTGAACACGGCCTGGAGCGGCTGCGGACCCGGCTGGCATTCCCGGTCGCCGCTGATGAACCGGCTGGCCGCACTGCCATCTGA